In Thiomonas arsenitoxydans, the genomic stretch CAGGCGATGCGGGCCGGGCGGGCGTTTTGCGGGCCGCATTGCCCACAGTCTTTGCAGCCGGTTTTTTCGCCGCGGCCTTCTTCGCCCCAGGTTTGGGCGAGTTCACCGGCGCGGCCGAACCCGCAGGCGTTGCCCCGTTCTCCTGCAACGCTTGGCTCGCCAACTCGGTGAACTGCTGGGTCATCGCGTTCCACCACTGCATCGGGTCAAACAGCGGCGATGCACCCGCTGCGGCCTGCGGCGGCTCGGCGGACTTAGCCGGCTCGGCTTGCGGCGCTTCCGAGGGCTGCACGGCGGCGGGCGCCGATGGCGGCTCGGCCACCATGCCCTTGGCGAAGTCCTGCATATCCACATTCATGGTCTTGAGCGCCCGCAAGGTCATGCGCTGCACCTCTAGCGCCTGAATCATGTTTTGCGTCATGCGCGCATTGGTTTCCAGCCAGCTCAGCACGGCCTTGAGGTCGGTGATCTTCTGCTCGATCTCTTCCACATCGAGGGTCGGCGCCACCCAGTTGGCAAACTGCGAAGGCATGCCCGCGCCTTTGAGCAGGGTCTGAAAAAACTCCATGCCGGGAATGAAATCCTTGAACTCGGGAATTTGCGCCATGACGGCCTCCTCATGCGTTGTGCGGGGGATGGGTGCAGCATACGCGCGGCGCTGCCAAGCGAGAACCCGCATCCGCCCTGCGAACACTCCCAAGCGAACGGCAAAATAGCTGGCATGTTTCCCCGCCCAAGCCACTTCGCCGCACGCCGTTGGCTCGCCACGAGGCCCTGGCCATGACGACCGATCGGCGTACCCGCGGGCGGCCGGGCTGGCGCACCATCGCGCTGCTCGCGCTGGGGGTGGTCGCCCTGCATCTGGCCGCGCTCGATTGGCTCGGCACCGCTTTCCGCCCCCTGGCCGCTGGCAAACTGCCCGAGCCGATCTACACCCAGCTTCTCAAACCCACGCCCCCCGTCGTCACTGCGGCACGCCCTGCGCTCGCGTCGCCGCCCAAGCCCGCCAAGGCGAAACGGCCACCGGCGCTACAGCCTGCACCCATGCCTGCTCCCGAGCCCGCAGCCGACATCGCCCGCCCCCGCCCAGCCGAAACCGTCGCCTCCTCCGCGCAGGCACCTCCGGCTCCGGTGCAGGCCCTCAGCGCGCCACCGCCGCCCACATCGGCGCCGCTTCTGGCCGCCGCTACCAGCCTGGGTGACCTGGCGCCAGCAGACCAAGTCAGCCAGCCCGCGCGTCCCATCCCCACCGAATCCAGCCCGGCCCCCACGGCCAGTGCACCGGCTTCAGCCGCGGCCCCGCGTCCCTGGCCACCCTCCACCCGGCTGTCCTACACCATTACCGGCTACTGGCGCGGCCACCTGCACGGCAGCGGCGCATTGGTCTGGACGGTCGATGGCGACCACTACGAGGCCCGCCTCTCCGGCAGCGCGCTGATCGGCTTTTCCTACCGCAGCACCGGCCGCATCGAAGGCGACTGGCTCGCGCCCTCGGAGTACACCGAGCGCGTATTCACCCGCGAGAAATCCGTGCGTGTCGACCGCGGCGACAACACCCTGCACTTCAGCGCCAGCCCCGCCGTGCTGCCCTTGCCGCCTCATGTGCAAGACAGCGCCAGCTTGTTTCTGCAACTCGCCAACCGCCTCAGCGTCGCCCCCGGCGACTTCCACCCCGGCGCCACGCTCAGCTTCGCCGTGGCCCGACCCAGCGGCATGGCGGACTGGGCCTTCACCATCGCCGGCATGGATATCGTGGATACCCCGATCGGATCACTGCCCTGCTGGCATATCGTGCGGCAGGCCACGCAGGCCAACGAACTCGGCGCGCAAATCTGGCTGTCGCCGCAGTTGCAAAACCTGCCCGTGCAAATCCGCTTGCAACACTCCGCTGATAGCTATCTGCTTTTCACTCTCGACCACGCCGAACAAGCCGGCGCGACGGCCCCAGCATCGGCCAAGCCATGAAAAACGCCGCGCAGAGCGCGGCGTGTGCGGCGGGGAAAAGAAAACGACTCAATGCGGCGGCAACACCGGAATCATCCAGGTCAGCACATGCTGCTGCAGATACACCAGGATGCCCAGCAGCAAGGTGAGAAACACGCTGTGCTTGAAGGTGCGGGCGAACACCACGCCCTCCTTGCCCTTGAGCGCCGTAGTCGAAACGCCCGTGGCGATGTTCTGCGGCGAAATCATCTTGCCCATCACCCCGCCGGACGAATTGGTCGCCGCCATCAGCACGGGATCGAAGCCCAGCTGCCGCGCGGCAACCACCTGCAGATTGCCGAACAGTGCATTGCCCGATGTGTCGCTGCCCGACAGGAACACCGCCACCCAGCCGAGAAAGGCCGATACCAGCGGAAATAGCGCGCCGACACCGGCTACTCCCAGCCCAAGCGTGTAACTCATGCCGGAATAGTTAAGCAAAAAGGCCAGACCGACAATCATGCACACCGTGAGCACCGCAATCCGCACCTGCACCCAGGCATCGCGCATCGCCGCAAAAAACTCCCCCACCGGCAGCCGCACCAGCACCGCCGTGATCACCGCAGACAACAAAATGGCCGTGCCCGTGCCCAAAGGCTGGAAGTCCCACAAGGCCACGTACGGCTTGTTGTAAAGCGTGATGAACACCTGTTTGTCCAGGCCCGGCCAGAGCACCTTGATCTCGCCAAACGCAAAAATCTTGGCATAGACCCAGAAAATCACCACCATGGTAATGACCACCCAGGGCAGCCAGCCACCATAGCCCACGCGCGCTTCATTCGGCGCGCGCACCGGGCGGGCAATGGCGAATTCCGGGTCGGGCGCCGGGCTCCAGATTTTAAGAAAACCAACCGTCAGAATCAGCGAGAACATCGAAGCCAGCACATCGGTCAGCTGATAACTGATGAAGTTCGATGAGACGAACTGCGCCAGCGCAAAGCTGCCGCCGGCCACCAGCAAAGCGGGCCACAAGGCGCGGATCGACCGCAGCCCTCCGTAAATCGCAATGACATAAAACGGCAACAGAAAGGCAAAAAACGGCAACTGTCGCCCCACCATCGCCGCCAGCGGCTCTGATGGCATGCTCGTTACCGCGCCCAACACCGTCAGCGGCACGCCCAATGCGCCAAACGCCACCGGCGCCGTGTTGAAAATCAGGGTGAAGGTCAGCGCCTCCAGCGCCGGGAAGCCCAGGCCGATGAGCAAGGCACTGGTAATCGCCACCGGGGTGCCAAAGCCCGCTATCCCTTCGAGCAGACAACCGAAGGAAAACGCCACTACCAGCAACACCAGCCGACGGTCGTTGGGCAGATGCTCCAGCATCCATAGGCGAAACATTTCAAACCGGCCCGACTTGACCGCCACGTTGTAGAGCACCAACGCGCCATACACGATCCACATCACCGGCAGCAAGGCAAACACCACGCCGAGCGCGACGGCATTGAACGCGAGCCCCAGCGGCAACTGCCAAACGCCAACAGCAATGATCAGTCCCGCGACCAAGCCCACCGCAGATGCCTGCCATGCCGGTCGCCGCAGCACACCCAGCATCAACAGCACGATGGCAATCGGAATGGCCGCCACCAAAAACGAGGGCAGCAAAGCGCCGCCCACCGGGGTCAGAATTTGATGAAACATGCTTGTCTCCCGCCCGATGGCTCGCTGTGCGCGCTCCGGGCCTATCAATGTGCGCTGTGAACAGTGAAATCCCCGCACACGCCAGTAATCCGTCCGTTGCGAAGTCTGGTTTGTGCAGCGCCGCAAGCCTATGAGCGCTCTGCAAGGCGAGCAAGCGAATCGCGGCAATTCTTACGTCTTGTTGCAGGTGAGCGATGACAGTCAACACAGATTTGCGATGCGTGCTGGCAATCCTCCGCGCAGACCCGGATGGACAAACCGGCGGTCAACGCAAGTCCATCGCCGGGCGTTGTGCATTTAACAAAGTTGCGCGTTTTTGTCGG encodes the following:
- a CDS encoding PhaM family polyhydroxyalkanoate granule multifunctional regulatory protein, which gives rise to MAQIPEFKDFIPGMEFFQTLLKGAGMPSQFANWVAPTLDVEEIEQKITDLKAVLSWLETNARMTQNMIQALEVQRMTLRALKTMNVDMQDFAKGMVAEPPSAPAAVQPSEAPQAEPAKSAEPPQAAAGASPLFDPMQWWNAMTQQFTELASQALQENGATPAGSAAPVNSPKPGAKKAAAKKPAAKTVGNAARKTPARPASPAAKRGKAAVKVASKATGKASR
- a CDS encoding DUF3108 domain-containing protein, with protein sequence MTTDRRTRGRPGWRTIALLALGVVALHLAALDWLGTAFRPLAAGKLPEPIYTQLLKPTPPVVTAARPALASPPKPAKAKRPPALQPAPMPAPEPAADIARPRPAETVASSAQAPPAPVQALSAPPPPTSAPLLAAATSLGDLAPADQVSQPARPIPTESSPAPTASAPASAAAPRPWPPSTRLSYTITGYWRGHLHGSGALVWTVDGDHYEARLSGSALIGFSYRSTGRIEGDWLAPSEYTERVFTREKSVRVDRGDNTLHFSASPAVLPLPPHVQDSASLFLQLANRLSVAPGDFHPGATLSFAVARPSGMADWAFTIAGMDIVDTPIGSLPCWHIVRQATQANELGAQIWLSPQLQNLPVQIRLQHSADSYLLFTLDHAEQAGATAPASAKP
- a CDS encoding L-lactate permease, yielding MFHQILTPVGGALLPSFLVAAIPIAIVLLMLGVLRRPAWQASAVGLVAGLIIAVGVWQLPLGLAFNAVALGVVFALLPVMWIVYGALVLYNVAVKSGRFEMFRLWMLEHLPNDRRLVLLVVAFSFGCLLEGIAGFGTPVAITSALLIGLGFPALEALTFTLIFNTAPVAFGALGVPLTVLGAVTSMPSEPLAAMVGRQLPFFAFLLPFYVIAIYGGLRSIRALWPALLVAGGSFALAQFVSSNFISYQLTDVLASMFSLILTVGFLKIWSPAPDPEFAIARPVRAPNEARVGYGGWLPWVVITMVVIFWVYAKIFAFGEIKVLWPGLDKQVFITLYNKPYVALWDFQPLGTGTAILLSAVITAVLVRLPVGEFFAAMRDAWVQVRIAVLTVCMIVGLAFLLNYSGMSYTLGLGVAGVGALFPLVSAFLGWVAVFLSGSDTSGNALFGNLQVVAARQLGFDPVLMAATNSSGGVMGKMISPQNIATGVSTTALKGKEGVVFARTFKHSVFLTLLLGILVYLQQHVLTWMIPVLPPH